The DNA sequence ACACAGGCGATCGGCGATCGGATCGTCGCCGCCGCGTACGAGATGCACCGAAGCGGCGAACTTGAGGGGGCCGACGACTGGATGTTCGAGGACGTGCATTTCCACCTGGTCAACAGCCCGACGGTCAACGCCTTCACCACCGGCGGCAAGCACGTTTACCTCTACACCGGCCTGCTCGAACAGAGCAACACCGAGGACGGCTTTGCGGCGGTCGTCGGTCACGAGTTCGGTCACATCGTCGGCCGGCATGTGAGCAACGGCATGCAGCGGCAGTACATGTCGCTCGCGCTGGCCGCCGGTGCCGCAGGTGTCGCGGCGATCGCCAGTGACGAGGAAAATCGCCTGCAAAACGCGGGCATCGCCGGCGGGGCGGGGTTGGCAGTCGGGCAGGTGGCCGGGCTGAAGTTCGGCCGCGATGACGAAGCCGAGGCCGACGCGCTGGGCTTCGAGTTTTATGTCCGTGCCGGTTACAACCCCGATGACTTCGGCGAGTTCTTCCGCAACATGGTCGAGAAAGGCCATGACGTGCAGGGCTTCCAAGCGTTTCTCTCGAGCCACCCGTCGCTCAGTAGCCGCGTCGAAAACTCACAACGCATGGCGGTCGCCTACAAGCGTGATGTGCCCAACTGGCAGAGCTACCGCCGCCCTGACCTGGCCAGCCCGCGTCAGTTCGAGCAACTCAAG is a window from the Planctomycetota bacterium genome containing:
- a CDS encoding M48 family metalloprotease, which codes for MRKLLLIAVILVPFAAGCVSDRSVIAQAEQVHGTIEPAVITDPTLDGYTQAIGDRIVAAAYEMHRSGELEGADDWMFEDVHFHLVNSPTVNAFTTGGKHVYLYTGLLEQSNTEDGFAAVVGHEFGHIVGRHVSNGMQRQYMSLALAAGAAGVAAIASDEENRLQNAGIAGGAGLAVGQVAGLKFGRDDEAEADALGFEFYVRAGYNPDDFGEFFRNMVEKGHDVQGFQAFLSSHPSLSSRVENSQRMAVAYKRDVPNWQSYRRPDLASPRQFEQLKARAVEFAKTAPQDTTLGQAQKILAAFPKCVDVGPEEQASAHHHHDH